From the genome of Parazoarcus communis, one region includes:
- a CDS encoding patatin-like phospholipase family protein has protein sequence MLFRHHPSHTVSLALQGGGAHGAFTWGVLDALLEDGRLGFDGVSGTSAGAMNAVVLASGLLQGGRDGARAALEQFWHAIAASAPADLPFGADDESGAGLSAGIRMMMQWARNFSPEQLNPFDVDPLRDILTAQIDFDQLRAACPVKLFVAATHANTGKLRLFTANEMNAAAVLASACLPSLHRAIEIDGEPYWDGAYSANPAVFPLFYDCATHDIMLVLLSPLLHGETPRSADEIRARSLDLAFNSTFLREMRMFAHAREFAGGGLMPRGRLERRLQRTHFHLIEADELLSQLASVTRLTPSLAFVNMLRDQGRARTKTWLAAHYPALGRRSSVDLEKMFY, from the coding sequence ATGCTGTTTCGCCACCACCCCTCTCATACCGTCAGCCTCGCCCTGCAGGGCGGCGGCGCCCATGGCGCATTCACCTGGGGCGTGCTCGATGCCTTGCTGGAAGACGGCCGCCTGGGTTTCGACGGTGTCAGTGGCACCAGCGCGGGCGCAATGAACGCAGTGGTGCTGGCCAGCGGACTGCTGCAGGGCGGGCGAGACGGCGCGCGCGCCGCGCTTGAACAGTTCTGGCACGCAATCGCCGCAAGCGCACCGGCGGACCTGCCATTCGGCGCGGACGACGAATCCGGCGCCGGTCTGTCTGCCGGCATCCGTATGATGATGCAGTGGGCGCGCAACTTCTCGCCGGAACAGCTCAACCCTTTCGACGTCGATCCCCTGCGCGACATCCTCACAGCGCAGATCGATTTCGATCAGCTGCGCGCGGCGTGTCCGGTCAAGCTCTTCGTCGCGGCCACGCATGCCAACACCGGCAAACTCAGGCTGTTCACCGCCAACGAGATGAACGCGGCGGCAGTGCTTGCCTCGGCCTGCCTGCCTTCACTGCACCGCGCGATCGAGATCGACGGCGAACCCTACTGGGACGGCGCCTACTCAGCCAATCCCGCGGTGTTCCCGCTGTTCTACGACTGCGCTACCCACGACATCATGCTGGTGCTGCTCAGCCCCTTGCTGCACGGTGAAACGCCCCGCAGTGCGGACGAGATCCGGGCGCGCTCGCTCGACCTTGCCTTCAACTCCACCTTCTTGCGCGAGATGCGCATGTTTGCCCACGCCCGCGAATTTGCCGGTGGCGGACTGATGCCCCGGGGCCGACTGGAACGGCGCCTGCAACGCACCCACTTCCATCTGATCGAGGCCGACGAACTGCTCAGCCAGCTCGCATCAGTGACGCGGCTGACGCCGAGCCTGGCCTTCGTGAACATGCTCCGGGACCAGGGCCGGGCCCGCACCAAGACCTGGCTGGCCGCGCATTACCCTGCACTCGGGCGACGCTCCTCGGTCGACCTGGAAAAAATGTTCTACTGA
- the msrP gene encoding protein-methionine-sulfoxide reductase catalytic subunit MsrP: MLIKRPDDIAASEITPRALFEDRRRFLLKAGAGVIAGAALWNGLPRAADAAPMKLSPLQASPFSISEEQTPYKAVTGYNNYYEFGTGKEDPAMNAGVLQTRPWTVRVEGLVGKPRTFDIDELLKLAPLEERIYRLRCVEAWSMVVPWVGFPLAALLKQVDPLGSAKYVEFVTHYDPKIMTRRQILDWPYTEGLRLDEAMHPLTILALGLYGEVLPNQNGAPVRLVVPWKYGFKSAKSIVAIRLHETQPATAWNKSAPQEYGFYSNVNPEVDHPRWSQATERRIGDFRKRPTLMFNGYAEQVASLYQGMDLRRQF; this comes from the coding sequence ATGCTCATCAAACGCCCTGACGATATCGCCGCATCCGAGATCACGCCGCGCGCCCTGTTCGAGGACCGCCGTCGCTTCCTGCTCAAGGCGGGTGCGGGCGTGATTGCGGGCGCTGCACTGTGGAACGGCCTGCCGCGCGCCGCCGACGCCGCGCCGATGAAGCTGTCGCCACTGCAAGCCTCGCCATTCAGCATCAGCGAAGAACAGACCCCATACAAGGCGGTCACCGGCTACAACAACTACTACGAGTTCGGCACTGGCAAGGAAGATCCGGCGATGAATGCCGGCGTGCTGCAGACGCGGCCCTGGACCGTGCGGGTTGAAGGCCTCGTGGGCAAGCCGCGTACCTTCGACATCGACGAGCTGCTCAAGCTGGCGCCGCTGGAAGAGCGCATCTATCGCCTGCGCTGCGTCGAGGCCTGGTCGATGGTCGTGCCCTGGGTGGGTTTTCCGCTCGCCGCCCTGCTCAAGCAGGTCGATCCGCTGGGGAGCGCAAAGTATGTCGAGTTCGTCACCCACTACGATCCCAAGATCATGACCCGCCGCCAGATTCTCGACTGGCCCTACACCGAGGGTCTGCGTCTGGATGAGGCCATGCATCCGCTCACCATTCTGGCGCTCGGCCTGTACGGCGAAGTGCTGCCGAATCAGAACGGTGCGCCAGTGCGGCTGGTCGTGCCCTGGAAGTACGGCTTCAAGAGCGCGAAATCCATCGTCGCCATCCGCCTGCACGAGACCCAGCCCGCAACCGCCTGGAACAAGTCGGCGCCGCAGGAGTACGGTTTCTACTCGAACGTGAATCCGGAGGTGGATCATCCGCGCTGGAGCCAGGCCACCGAGCGTCGCATCGGCGATTTCCGCAAGCGCCCCACGCTGATGTTCAACGGCTATGCCGAACAGGTTGCCAGCCTCTATCAGGGCATGGACCTGCGCAGGCAGTTCTGA
- the mog gene encoding molybdopterin adenylyltransferase — MSEHIKIGLVSISDRASDGRYEDQGIPALKDWLGKALTSPWSAETRLIPDERPVIEQTLIELADEAGCSLILTTGGTGPSPRDVTPEATLAVGDKEMPGYGEEMRRISLNFVPTAILSRQVAVIRGKTLIINLPGQPKSIKETLEGVRAADGCVVHVGIFAATPYCIDLMGGPYVETDEAVIKAWRPKHAIRPKQD; from the coding sequence ATGAGCGAACACATCAAGATCGGCCTGGTCTCGATCAGTGACCGGGCCTCGGACGGCCGTTACGAAGATCAGGGCATTCCTGCGCTGAAGGACTGGCTGGGCAAGGCACTGACCTCGCCGTGGTCGGCCGAGACGCGCCTGATTCCGGACGAGCGGCCGGTCATCGAGCAAACCCTGATCGAGCTCGCAGATGAGGCCGGGTGTTCGCTGATTCTCACTACCGGTGGCACCGGTCCTTCGCCGCGCGACGTCACCCCTGAGGCGACGCTGGCGGTGGGCGACAAGGAGATGCCCGGCTATGGCGAAGAGATGCGTCGCATCAGTCTGAATTTCGTGCCCACGGCAATTCTGTCGCGGCAGGTCGCGGTGATCCGTGGCAAGACCCTGATCATCAACCTGCCGGGGCAGCCGAAGTCGATCAAGGAGACCCTCGAAGGGGTGCGCGCGGCCGATGGCTGCGTGGTCCATGTCGGCATCTTTGCAGCCACGCCCTACTGCATCGACCTCATGGGTGGCCCCTATGTCGAAACCGATGAAGCCGTGATCAAGGCCTGGCGGCCGAAGCACGCAATCCGGCCAAAACAGGACTGA
- the aroG gene encoding 3-deoxy-7-phosphoheptulonate synthase AroG: MSASMKIHIDDVRISEIKELVPPAHVLREFPATPKAAEVAYEARQAIHRILYGADDRLLVVIGPCSIHDAKAALEYAHKLKAEADRLKGDLLIVMRVYFEKPRTTVGWKGLINDPYLDNSYAINEGVRLARKLLWEVNEIGLPAGTEFLDMITPQYIADLIAWGAIGARTTESQVHRELASGLSCPVGFKNGTDGNVRIAVDAIKAAQAPHHFLSVTKAGHSAIVTTRGNEDCHAILRGGKAPNYDAESVDAACRDLAAGGVPGKVMVDFSHANSRKQHRLQIEVAKDVAGQMAAGEDRIIGVMVESHLKEGRQDLQPGVELEYGKSITDACIGWEDSVLVLDVLAEGVRQRRVKRAAEME; the protein is encoded by the coding sequence ATGTCCGCCTCAATGAAGATTCATATCGACGACGTCCGCATTTCCGAAATCAAGGAACTGGTGCCGCCCGCGCACGTGCTGCGGGAGTTTCCGGCGACACCGAAAGCGGCTGAAGTTGCATACGAGGCACGTCAGGCCATCCATCGCATTCTTTACGGCGCGGATGATCGCCTGCTGGTGGTGATCGGGCCCTGTTCGATCCACGACGCCAAGGCCGCGCTCGAATATGCGCACAAGCTGAAGGCCGAGGCTGACCGCCTCAAGGGCGACCTGCTGATCGTGATGCGTGTCTATTTCGAGAAGCCGCGCACCACGGTAGGCTGGAAGGGGCTGATCAACGACCCCTACCTCGACAACAGCTATGCCATCAACGAGGGCGTTCGCCTCGCACGCAAGCTGCTGTGGGAAGTCAACGAGATCGGGTTGCCGGCGGGCACCGAGTTTCTCGACATGATCACCCCGCAGTACATTGCCGACCTCATCGCCTGGGGCGCCATCGGTGCGCGTACGACCGAAAGCCAGGTCCATCGCGAACTGGCTTCGGGCCTGTCGTGCCCGGTCGGGTTCAAGAACGGTACTGACGGCAACGTGCGAATCGCGGTGGATGCGATCAAGGCGGCACAGGCACCGCACCATTTCCTCAGCGTGACCAAGGCCGGGCATTCGGCCATCGTCACCACCCGCGGCAACGAGGACTGCCACGCCATCCTGCGCGGCGGCAAGGCACCGAACTACGACGCCGAGAGCGTGGATGCCGCGTGCAGGGATCTTGCCGCCGGCGGTGTGCCGGGCAAGGTGATGGTCGACTTCTCTCACGCCAACAGTCGCAAGCAGCACCGTCTGCAGATCGAGGTGGCAAAGGATGTTGCCGGTCAGATGGCGGCAGGCGAGGACCGCATCATCGGTGTGATGGTCGAGTCCCACCTCAAGGAGGGCCGTCAGGACCTCCAGCCGGGCGTTGAGCTGGAGTACGGCAAGAGCATCACCGATGCCTGCATCGGCTGGGAAGACAGCGTGCTGGTGCTCGACGTGCTCGCAGAGGGTGTGCGTCAGCGCCGGGTGAAGCGGGCCGCAGAGATGGAATGA
- a CDS encoding sulfite oxidase heme-binding subunit YedZ, which produces MNPAMRTVSADQIGAIKAFLFLLCLIPGAQLVLGWRADQLGANPIEYITHATGSWTLRFLLITLAITPLRRYTGLHWLVRLRRMLGLFAFAYGAAHFAIYLWLDQFFDWAAIAKDILKRPYITVGFTALVLMVPLAATSTNAAIKRLGGRRWQALHRSIYAIAIFGVLHYWWLVKADILQPVVYSLILAALLGLRAWWREQERRRQLSTPPPVAPSLKGKVIRIVPK; this is translated from the coding sequence ATGAACCCTGCAATGCGAACCGTCAGCGCCGACCAGATCGGCGCCATCAAGGCTTTTCTCTTCCTGTTGTGCCTGATTCCCGGCGCCCAGCTCGTCCTCGGCTGGCGGGCCGACCAGCTCGGCGCCAACCCGATCGAGTACATCACCCACGCCACCGGCAGCTGGACCCTGCGTTTCCTGCTGATCACGCTCGCCATCACGCCACTGCGGCGCTATACCGGCCTGCACTGGCTGGTACGCCTGCGCCGCATGCTCGGCCTGTTCGCTTTCGCCTACGGCGCGGCGCACTTCGCCATCTATCTGTGGCTGGATCAGTTCTTCGACTGGGCGGCCATCGCCAAGGACATCCTGAAGCGTCCCTACATCACCGTCGGCTTCACCGCGCTGGTGCTGATGGTGCCGCTCGCAGCGACCTCGACCAACGCGGCGATCAAGCGCCTCGGCGGCCGACGCTGGCAGGCGCTGCACCGCTCGATCTACGCCATCGCGATCTTCGGCGTGCTGCATTACTGGTGGCTGGTGAAGGCGGACATCCTGCAGCCGGTGGTCTACAGCCTGATCCTCGCCGCACTGCTGGGGCTTCGCGCCTGGTGGCGCGAGCAGGAGCGACGCCGGCAGCTGTCCACCCCGCCGCCGGTGGCACCCTCGCTCAAGGGCAAGGTCATTCGCATCGTGCCCAAATGA